Within Triticum urartu cultivar G1812 unplaced genomic scaffold, Tu2.1 TuUngrouped_contig_6590, whole genome shotgun sequence, the genomic segment ATTTTTTTTGCGAATAACTCACAAGTGTGTAACTTTGTCACTTGTTAGTGTTCAAACTTTTCGCAATACACACTTGTGTAATAAATTTGAAATGTGCAGCCTCCACTTTTCTGCAACACTGGTTATGTACCCGTGCTCACCTTTGCATTTTTACGATATGTAATCACTTTATTGAAAAAGAAAGATGTTTAACAACTTTTGGGTGTGTAATTGTACAGTGGAGATCATGATCTATGTATCCCTTTCACTGGAACGGAGGCATGGGTCAGATCATTAGGCTACCGAGTTGTCGATTCGTGTCATGGAGAAGCAAGAAACAGACAGTTGTGTCTAGATCAACAGCAGAAGCTGAGTACAGAGCATTATCTCAAGGGTTGTGTGAGATGCAGCATTATCTCAAGGGTTGTGTGAGATGCTCTGGGTGAAGTACCTACTGAGCGAGTTGAAACTTCTGAGGAAGGGCCCCTTGAAGGTGTGGTGTGACAATCAGTCAGCTATAGCCATTGCTAATAACCCAGTTCAACATGATAGGACAAAGCATGTGGAAATTGATCGCTTCTTCATTAAGGAGAAACTTGATGCTGGGATCATCAGCCTTGGTCATGTCAGTTCTGGGCAGCAGTTTGCAGATTGCTTGACAAAGGGACTAGGAACAAAGGACTGTAACTTGGCATGTGACAAGATGGGAATGATAGATATCTACCACCCATCTTGAGGGGGAGTGTTGAACCGGTATGGGCCCAAGCCCATCATATGTATCACTTAGGGCCCAAGCCCATGAGGATAAGCTGACCTAGAAGGGGCATCCAGTCCTCCCGTTCCAAAGAGTGAGCCGCCACACACACTCACACTCACGCTGCAGGTACTCCTCTCTCCCTGATTCTACAAGAACAGAAGAGAAAAAATAAATCATATTTGAATAGGATAGCGAAGCACAAGTCTCAGATTGTACCAAATTACTTTGACTCAATGTAAAGAATGTGAATATAACCTTCAGGAGGAAACAAACCCTTTCAAACTTTAGTCCTACTATTTATTGTGGGTAAATTGGTTCAGAAATAATCCTAGACTCCTGGTACCTGGAATAGAACTTAGTTTTTATCAATAACGATACTTGTAATAATAACCTTTAATTCATATGCCTACATTGATGTACATGTGTTGTGCTTAAGGCATAAAGTTATCCATTTGGAATGCTTAAAACGAACGGTGGAAACACAATCATCAGAGAAAATCAATGCTTCAGCTACAAAGAACGAGATATTAAAAAGTATGGTATATTCTGTTGTGGATTTTTGACACTATGGATCACAAATTGGTCAACTTTTACAACACACAAGTGTGTAAAATTTTTTTTGCGAATAACTCACAAGTGTGTAACTTTGTCACTTGTTAGTGTTCAAACTTTTCGCAATACACACTTGTGTAATAAATTTGAAATGTGCAGCCTCCACTTTTCTGCAACACTGGTTATGTACCCGTGCTCACCTTTGCATTTTTACGATATGTAATCACTTTATTGAAAAAGAAAGATGTTTAACAACTTTTGGGTGTGTAATTGTACAGTGGAGATCATGATCTATGTATCCCTTTCACTGGAACGGAGGCATGGGTCAGATCATTAGGCTACCGAGTTGTCGATTCATGGCGACCATGGCACTTTGGGGGGCAAGTTGCTGGGTATGATGTTCTACCATTTTTCTATACAACTGTACATCTTTCTCCTTGATTATCACCATTCACATATGTTTCTGGTTTAGTTATATATCTGCCATCTGATGCGCCAATTGATAGATGACAAGAACTCTCTCTAACATAACTAGCAGTCATTGAGAACTGAACACCTGCGAGAATTCAAAAGCAATCTAGATTAAGAAAAGCAGCTACATCCATGTTTTTATCACTATTTTTTTTAAACGGGGCAAATGTTTTGCCTCATCCCACTAATTAAGAAGTAGAGTTGGCTGGTCGTTGAGTTGTTTTGGACTTCATGTTAGGATTAACGAAACATAAAAAAAACATGTATCTGAAATGATTTAAGTCATTTTGTCTTATGCGAGTGCAGATATACACAAGGCTATGATCACAATCTCACCTTCCTCACCATAAAGGCATGTAAGCAAGCTTTAAAGTCCAGCAGGAGAATCTAGCATATTAGATTGTCGTCTTCCATCTTCAGTGACTTGCCCGATGCCATGTCTGAACCAAACTTAAAttcgacaagagttcatcatatGGCTGAGGGTTTTTGACTAGTTAACGATGTTTCAGGGGTCTGGCCACACTGTTCCTGAGTACAAGCCCAAAGAATCGCTGGCATTCTACACCCACTGGCTGCTTGGAGAAAAGATCTAAATTGATCTAAATGAAACAATCAAATTTTGTAGATATGTATCTTATTATTTTTCCTAGCTGTTTTTATTGTAGATTTTGATAAAGACTGTAACTGAACCTGTTTTCAGTGTGAAACCCAATAAACAATCCAAGGCTCTGATAAATTTCCGCCTACATTCTCTTGCTGAGCGTTAGAAACGAACTGTCTTAACACAACCGTATTTCTACACCCACAAACACCAGAAAAGCAGATGAAATAAACATAAAATTGGACATTAACGTTACACCAGCGACATGAGAACTCATGAACCAATCAACTTGAACTTGTCCAATGACAGAAGCCTGAAGATTCATCCAACACACCATGTAGTTCACAGAAAGTTTTGGCTGCCTAGTAGGAGTAAGGTACTCCATAAAGAAGTATCATGATGATCTAGAGAAATACTACTACCTCCGTTCTGAATTAaaagatgttttggatatttcagtatggactacatacggaccAAAATAAGTGAACAAACACACTAGAACACATCTACATACATCTAATTCAGAGAAAAAACATGCtataatttggaacggagggagtagcaaacAAGGCTTCTGCCACAACAAACCATACCATTCCTCCCAAAAGGACACATTCAGCATCCAGTCAGCAGCGGACAGCACCTGCTATGGCTATCAGGCACCACGTGGCGAGCTGTTCATATGGTTTGCCGGCAACAGCAACTACAGTGAATCACAAGTCCGTATATATGAAAATGAGAATAGACCAAACGGCAGGTTACACTGTTGATTTCAGAGAAAAGCAGCAGCATACGAACAAAAAATTACACAAGTGAACCTTCACTGTCTCGTGCAGAATGTATACTTAAAATGACATCAGAAATACACTGAAGTTACTTATTGCGATCATCCTAACCCAGAAACGTTTTCGCTGGAACAAGTTCACTTACGAAGTATCCATGTCGGAGCAAAACAGCAGAGCCATCCCCAGAAACTATCAGCAACTTGTTACTGCAACCCACGCACACATCAACACTACAGCAGATCCATGTCAGCTGCAGTAGCTGAACCATCGGCGTAAACAGGGTGGAGAGTGTGCCCAGCTACAGGTTCGACATGAATCCATTTCCTGCCAGTCAGCTTATTCCGTTCGAACCGCACATGGCCTTCCTTCAGAGAGAAGAGAGTGTGATCCTTCCCCATGCCAACATAGTTCCCAGGATGGAAGCGGGTTCCTCTTTGTCGTACGATGATGTTTCCTGGTTCCACTTTCTGTTAAAATAAAACAAGTGTAAACATTGGAGAGCAGTATGAGATAATTTTCCTTTTTTTTGGCTATAATAATGAGATAGCACAGCGACTACCAATGTTACAATGTATGGTATGATTAAAGCTGATGCCAACATATCAAAAGTATTAGCTATTTTCATGTCATTTAGGAAATTATTCAGCTAATCTGGTTCAAGGACATGAACAAGAAGAAACATCAAAACCATGATGAGCACTTGAAGATGGTACCTCTCCACCAAATTTCTTAACACCCAGATACTTGGGGTTAGAGTCGCGGCCATTTTTCGTTGACCCAGCAGTCTTTTTTGTGGCCCAACGCCTAAAGACCAAGCTCATTCCTCCAGATGTCTCTGGAATTAAGTACATACAAGATTAGGATCAGGCCACTTGTTCAGAAAAGGAAGAAGATATAAATTCTAAACTTCGATGTCACAGACTGCCTAAAGCCTAAGCTCATTACCTGTTGAGCTAGTGTAGACCGGAACATTTGAGATCAATTCTTTGATGTTTACTCTCCTGAAAACTGATGAGAGGGCCATCTTGCTTGCCA encodes:
- the LOC125530832 gene encoding 50S ribosomal protein L27-like, with translation MALSSVFRRVNIKELISNVPVYTSSTETSGGMSLVFRRWATKKTAGSTKNGRDSNPKYLGVKKFGGEKVEPGNIIVRQRGTRFHPGNYVGMGKDHTLFSLKEGHVRFERNKLTGRKWIHVEPVAGHTLHPVYADGSATAADMDLL